The genome window GAAGCGGAGCAGGTAACGGCGTACCTCCATGGGTTTTATTCCGGTTGCCTCGGCTATTTCCTCGATAGTCTTCGGGCCGTCCTTAATAGCCTCCAGCACCCTAACGTTCTTCATTCTCCTCCCTCCAGTTTTTTGTATCGCTCCAACAGTTCAATTATCTTCTCCATAACCCTTAAGTGTTTCTCAAGCTCCCCTATATCGTCTGGGAGTGAGTTGGCAAGTTCGTTGAGCTTCTCCATGAGCTTCTCCTCAACACCCTCCATCTCTGCCTTCCGCTGTTTTGCCCTGTGCTCACATATAGGGCAGAAAACTTTCCCTCCCTTCTCGAAGAGGGGTGAACCACATTTTGGACAGTGCTTATCGAGCATCTTAGCTCCGGAGAA of Thermococcus sp. MV5 contains these proteins:
- a CDS encoding Sjogren's syndrome/scleroderma autoantigen 1 family protein, coding for FSGAKMLDKHCPKCGSPLFEKGGKVFCPICEHRAKQRKAEMEGVEEKLMEKLNELANSLPDDIGELEKHLRVMEKIIELLERYKKLEGGE